The proteins below are encoded in one region of Corynebacterium sphenisci DSM 44792:
- a CDS encoding DUF4191 domain-containing protein yields MAKNDDVKAFKKAQRQAKRAQRKQTWGQMWQAFKLLKGRDKKLIPLMALGFFGPILVLLLIGLALGGIWVWFLPLLGIMIGATVAMWIFSTRLQNSFYAEAEGQAGAAAWALDNMRSGVGMIWHVKTGVVANQHMDAVHRVVGNPGIVLVGEGDEQRVRAMMAREKRTLARIVGETPIYEVMSGSAEGQVPAKRLQRELLRFPRNYNKDEATAIDRKLRTMDANRDARAGLPKGPMPKGASTAGMNRRARRAAERKQRRG; encoded by the coding sequence ATGGCGAAAAACGATGACGTGAAGGCGTTCAAGAAGGCCCAGCGGCAGGCCAAGCGCGCCCAGCGCAAGCAGACCTGGGGCCAGATGTGGCAGGCCTTCAAGCTGCTCAAGGGCCGGGACAAGAAGCTCATCCCGCTGATGGCCCTGGGCTTCTTCGGGCCGATCCTGGTGCTGCTGCTCATCGGGCTGGCGCTCGGCGGGATCTGGGTGTGGTTCCTGCCGCTGCTCGGCATCATGATCGGCGCCACCGTGGCGATGTGGATCTTCTCCACCCGGCTGCAGAACAGCTTCTACGCCGAGGCCGAGGGCCAGGCCGGGGCGGCCGCCTGGGCGCTGGACAACATGCGCTCCGGGGTGGGCATGATCTGGCACGTCAAGACCGGGGTGGTCGCCAACCAGCACATGGACGCCGTGCACCGGGTGGTGGGCAACCCGGGCATCGTGCTCGTCGGCGAGGGCGATGAGCAGCGGGTGCGCGCCATGATGGCCCGGGAGAAGCGCACCCTGGCCCGGATCGTCGGCGAGACCCCCATCTACGAGGTGATGTCCGGCTCCGCCGAGGGCCAGGTGCCGGCGAAGCGGCTGCAGCGGGAGCTGCTGCGCTTCCCGCGCAACTACAACAAGGACGAGGCCACCGCCATCGACCGCAAGCTGCGCACCATGGACGCCAACCGGGACGCCCGCGCGGGCCTGCCCAAGGGGCCGATGCCCAAGGGCGCCTCCACCGCCGGGATGAACCGGCGGGCCCGCCGCGCCGCGGAACGCAAACAGCGCCGCGGATAG
- a CDS encoding aspartate:alanine exchanger family transporter — translation MHILVDEPLLALMLIMAIGIAIGQIRIGGFKLGVAAVLFVGLGFATVEPGIELPPIVYIIGLSMFVYTIGLESGPEFFANFRSTGWRHNLFGAAMLAALAAVAWLLIHLFPLDNIEGVGTYTGAVTNTPALAAVVDALPGLIAEDADRGAALAMPVVGYSLAYPIGVLGVIASIAIMARVFRVDHDREAMEAGVAALPLHTRRVEITGAELPEVGEMPRVFGLDFSISRIEHKGKLYVPADSDTVDAGDIVTVVATEDVIEEVATRVGELLPGDPTADGRLDFRRIFVSSERVCGVPLAELHTEMNGMVITRVRRGDLDMVASPEMKLELGDRVRVVATPDRIEEATKFFGDSYKRLSDVNLLPMVLGLTLGILIGMIEIPIPGGVGLKLGSAGGPLVVALILGALGRTGPLVWPIPYSANLAFRQVGLALFLAGIGTTAGAGFKAALSDPASLIVLGLAGIIAVTMSMGTLIVGHKVLRIPFGQTAGILAGLQTHPAVLTYVNDQSRNELPAMGYTTVYPMAMIVKIILAQLLIVTLV, via the coding sequence GTGCATATCCTCGTAGATGAACCGCTTCTCGCCCTCATGCTCATCATGGCGATCGGCATCGCCATCGGCCAGATCCGGATCGGCGGGTTCAAGCTGGGCGTCGCGGCGGTGCTCTTCGTCGGCCTCGGCTTCGCCACCGTGGAGCCGGGCATCGAGCTGCCGCCCATCGTCTACATCATCGGGCTGTCCATGTTCGTCTACACCATCGGCCTGGAGTCCGGGCCCGAGTTCTTCGCCAACTTCCGCTCCACCGGCTGGCGGCACAACCTCTTCGGCGCCGCGATGCTCGCCGCGCTGGCCGCGGTGGCCTGGCTGCTCATCCACCTCTTCCCCCTGGACAACATCGAGGGCGTGGGCACCTACACCGGCGCGGTGACCAACACCCCGGCCCTGGCCGCGGTGGTCGACGCGCTGCCCGGGCTGATCGCCGAGGACGCCGACCGGGGCGCCGCCCTGGCGATGCCGGTGGTCGGCTACTCCCTGGCCTACCCCATCGGCGTGCTCGGGGTGATCGCCTCCATCGCCATCATGGCCCGGGTGTTCCGGGTGGATCACGACCGGGAGGCGATGGAGGCCGGGGTGGCGGCGCTGCCGCTGCACACCCGCCGGGTGGAGATCACCGGCGCGGAGCTGCCGGAGGTCGGCGAGATGCCCCGGGTGTTCGGCCTGGACTTCTCCATCTCCCGGATCGAGCACAAGGGCAAGCTGTACGTGCCCGCCGACTCGGACACCGTCGACGCCGGGGACATCGTCACCGTGGTGGCCACCGAGGACGTCATCGAGGAGGTGGCCACCCGGGTCGGCGAACTGCTGCCCGGCGATCCCACCGCGGACGGCCGGCTGGACTTCCGGCGCATCTTCGTCTCCTCGGAGCGGGTGTGCGGGGTGCCGCTGGCGGAGCTGCACACCGAGATGAACGGGATGGTGATCACCCGGGTGCGCCGCGGCGACCTGGACATGGTGGCCTCCCCGGAGATGAAGCTGGAGCTCGGCGACCGGGTGCGGGTGGTGGCCACCCCGGACAGGATCGAGGAGGCCACGAAGTTCTTCGGCGACTCCTACAAGCGCCTCTCCGACGTCAACCTGCTGCCCATGGTGCTGGGCCTGACCCTGGGCATCCTGATCGGCATGATCGAGATCCCGATCCCCGGCGGGGTGGGCCTGAAGCTGGGCTCGGCCGGCGGCCCCCTGGTCGTCGCGCTCATCCTCGGCGCGCTGGGCCGCACCGGCCCGCTGGTGTGGCCCATCCCCTACTCCGCGAACCTCGCCTTCCGGCAGGTGGGCCTGGCGCTGTTCCTCGCCGGCATCGGCACCACCGCCGGCGCCGGGTTCAAGGCGGCGCTGTCCGACCCGGCCTCCCTCATCGTGCTGGGCCTGGCCGGGATCATCGCGGTGACCATGTCCATGGGCACCCTGATCGTGGGCCACAAGGTGCTGCGGATCCCCTTCGGCCAGACCGCGGGCATCCTCGCCGGGCTGCAGACCCACCCGGCGGTGCTCACCTACGTCAACGACCAGTCCCGCAATGAGCTGCCCGCGATGGGCTACACCACCGTCTACCCGATGGCGATGATCGTCAAGATCATCCTCGCCCAGCTGCTCATCGTCACCCTGGTGTGA
- a CDS encoding RDD family protein, whose protein sequence is MAEKHNWLEGPQVPGQYEDPENLSEYPGQNLGLERTGSGSQASLGRRVGALAIDWLVSMMLTTLVYPFFGPDQSQMEQYGDPFIAWQSFSATWTFIIFLIVGTVSVWLFARTPGHAVLGMGVARIDKPDQRVGLWRAFVRSFLTLLLLPPIIQDSDLRGMHDRATGTAVIRA, encoded by the coding sequence ATGGCCGAGAAGCACAACTGGCTGGAGGGCCCCCAGGTCCCCGGCCAATACGAAGACCCCGAGAACCTCTCCGAGTACCCCGGGCAGAACCTGGGCCTGGAGCGCACCGGCTCCGGCTCCCAGGCCAGCCTGGGCCGCCGGGTCGGGGCGCTGGCCATCGACTGGCTGGTCTCGATGATGCTGACCACCCTGGTCTACCCCTTCTTCGGCCCCGACCAGTCCCAGATGGAGCAGTACGGCGACCCCTTCATCGCCTGGCAGTCCTTCTCCGCCACCTGGACCTTCATCATCTTCCTCATCGTGGGCACGGTGTCGGTGTGGCTCTTCGCGCGCACCCCGGGCCATGCGGTGCTCGGCATGGGCGTGGCCCGGATCGACAAGCCCGACCAGCGGGTCGGCCTGTGGCGGGCCTTCGTGCGCAGCTTCCTCACCCTGCTGCTGCTGCCGCCGATCATCCAGGACTCGGATCTGCGCGGTATGCACGACCGGGCCACCGGCACCGCCGTGATCCGCGCCTGA
- the glnA gene encoding type I glutamate--ammonia ligase, whose product MAFTSPEDVVKFIEDEAVEFVDVRFTDVPGTEQHVTIPASAFDVDAMEDGLAFDGSSIRGFTTIDESDMTLLPDLATARLDPFRTAKTLNIRFFVHDPFTLEPFSRDPRNVARKAEEYLVSTGIADTCFFGAEAEFYVFDSVRFATGINGGHYEVDSVEGWWNRGKEANPDGSANLGYKTRVKGGYFPTAPYDHYQDLRDEMCRELAAAGFELERAHHEVGTGGQMEINYKFNSMLHAADDLQSFKYIVKNVAWRAGKSATFMPKPLAGDNGSGMHAHMSLWKDGEPLFHDESGYGGLSDIARFYIGGILAHAGAVLAFTNPTLNSYHRLVKGFEAPINLVYSQRNRSAAVRIPITGSNPKAKRIEFRAPDPSGNPYLGFAAMMMAGLDGIRNRIEPDAPVDKDLYELPPEEAASIPQAPTSLEAALAALEADHEFLLEGDVFTEDLIETYIAYKYDNEIAPVRLRPTPQEFELYYDV is encoded by the coding sequence GTGGCTTTCACCTCCCCCGAGGACGTGGTCAAGTTCATCGAGGACGAGGCCGTCGAGTTCGTCGACGTCCGCTTCACCGACGTCCCCGGCACCGAGCAGCACGTCACCATCCCCGCCTCGGCCTTCGACGTCGACGCCATGGAGGACGGGCTCGCCTTCGACGGCTCGTCGATCCGGGGCTTCACCACCATCGACGAATCCGATATGACCCTGCTGCCGGATCTCGCCACGGCGCGGCTGGACCCCTTCCGCACCGCGAAAACCCTGAACATCCGCTTCTTCGTGCATGACCCCTTCACCCTGGAGCCGTTCAGCCGGGATCCGCGCAACGTCGCCCGCAAGGCCGAGGAGTACCTCGTGTCCACCGGGATCGCGGACACCTGCTTCTTCGGCGCGGAGGCGGAGTTCTACGTCTTCGACTCGGTGCGCTTCGCCACCGGCATCAACGGCGGCCACTACGAGGTGGATTCCGTGGAGGGCTGGTGGAACCGGGGCAAGGAGGCCAATCCGGACGGCTCGGCGAACCTGGGCTACAAGACCCGGGTCAAGGGCGGCTACTTCCCCACCGCGCCCTACGACCACTACCAGGACCTGCGCGACGAGATGTGCAGGGAGCTCGCCGCGGCCGGCTTCGAGCTGGAGCGCGCCCACCACGAGGTGGGCACCGGCGGGCAGATGGAGATCAACTACAAGTTCAACTCCATGCTGCACGCCGCCGATGATCTGCAGTCCTTCAAGTACATCGTGAAGAACGTCGCCTGGCGGGCGGGCAAGTCCGCCACCTTCATGCCCAAGCCCCTGGCCGGGGACAACGGCTCCGGGATGCACGCGCACATGTCGCTGTGGAAGGACGGCGAGCCGCTCTTCCACGACGAGTCGGGCTACGGGGGGCTCTCCGACATCGCCAGGTTCTACATCGGCGGCATCCTGGCGCATGCCGGGGCGGTGCTGGCCTTCACCAACCCGACGCTGAACTCCTACCACCGGCTGGTGAAGGGCTTCGAGGCGCCGATCAACCTGGTGTACTCGCAGCGCAACCGCTCCGCGGCGGTGCGCATCCCGATCACCGGCTCCAACCCCAAGGCGAAGCGGATCGAGTTCCGCGCCCCGGATCCCTCGGGCAACCCCTACCTGGGCTTCGCGGCGATGATGATGGCCGGCCTCGACGGCATCCGCAACCGGATCGAGCCGGACGCGCCGGTGGACAAGGATCTCTACGAGCTGCCCCCCGAGGAGGCCGCCAGCATCCCGCAGGCGCCGACCTCCCTGGAGGCCGCGCTGGCCGCCCTGGAGGCCGATCACGAGTTCCTGCTCGAGGGCGATGTGTTCACCGAGGACCTGATCGAGACCTACATCGCGTACAAGTACGACAACGAAATCGCCCCGGTGCGGCTGCGGCCCACCCCCCAGGAGTTCGAGCTCTACTACGACGTGTAG
- a CDS encoding thiamine pyrophosphate-binding protein, with protein sequence MTLAQHLADPLVEPDLHEPTVSQVVADAIAVHADHVFGLVGNANSHIVSSLTRRGFPYTAVRHESATVAAADAFHRAGGGIAVATTTCGAGFTNTLTALAEAAKARIPLVLVTGAAPTAPRPFDLDQAGLVDALGVPRRTAAPGRAGAEAAAAFAEAAASRTPVVLEVPFDAQTAPAGAGAAAAPANPVAAPAPAAPEPAVVAALARRLAGAARPLIIAGRGVVDSGTAGAVAALAERLGALHMHTAMAANVLGGPWCLGTAGGFAHASRLGLTRAADVVLSLGASHNAFQVRGGRLLDPAAHVIQVVDEAHPAARPVDELVLADLRDLLPALLEALAGLPGPAATWREELGALGPAEDRAATPELFAETGADGRIDPRAALRRIDAALPAERTVVTDGGHFLGWVPKHLTATDPHGQVLVGTAVQSIGLGFGSAVGAAAARPGAATVLVTGDGGGLMALADLDSFLRTVRHGAVVVLNDAAYGAELHQYAAEGLHTASMLIEDVDFAALGRALGARGVTVADPADWPAAEAALAAPEGVTVVDVKISREVVADFIAEVLKRQ encoded by the coding sequence ATGACCCTCGCCCAGCACCTCGCCGATCCCCTCGTGGAACCCGACCTGCACGAGCCCACCGTCTCCCAGGTGGTGGCCGACGCGATCGCCGTCCACGCCGATCACGTCTTCGGCCTGGTCGGCAACGCCAACTCCCATATCGTCTCCTCGCTGACCCGCCGCGGCTTCCCCTACACCGCGGTGCGCCACGAGAGCGCCACGGTCGCCGCCGCGGACGCCTTCCACCGCGCCGGCGGCGGGATCGCGGTGGCCACCACCACCTGCGGGGCCGGGTTCACCAACACGCTCACCGCCCTGGCCGAGGCCGCGAAGGCCCGGATCCCGCTGGTGCTGGTCACCGGCGCCGCCCCGACCGCGCCCCGCCCCTTCGACCTGGACCAGGCCGGGCTGGTGGACGCCCTGGGCGTGCCCCGGCGCACCGCGGCCCCCGGGCGCGCGGGCGCCGAGGCCGCCGCCGCCTTCGCCGAGGCGGCCGCCTCGCGCACCCCGGTGGTGCTCGAGGTGCCCTTCGACGCGCAGACCGCCCCCGCCGGGGCCGGCGCCGCTGCGGCGCCGGCCAACCCGGTGGCAGCCCCCGCCCCGGCCGCACCCGAGCCGGCGGTGGTGGCCGCCCTGGCCCGGCGCCTGGCCGGCGCGGCCCGGCCGCTCATCATCGCCGGGCGCGGGGTGGTCGACTCCGGCACCGCCGGGGCGGTCGCCGCCCTGGCCGAGCGGCTCGGCGCGCTGCACATGCACACCGCGATGGCCGCCAACGTCCTCGGCGGGCCCTGGTGCCTGGGTACCGCCGGCGGATTCGCGCACGCCTCCCGCCTGGGACTCACCCGGGCCGCCGACGTGGTGCTGAGCCTCGGCGCCTCGCACAACGCCTTCCAGGTCCGCGGCGGCCGGCTGCTGGACCCGGCGGCGCACGTCATCCAGGTCGTCGACGAAGCGCATCCGGCGGCCCGGCCGGTCGACGAGCTGGTGCTCGCCGATCTGCGCGACCTGCTGCCGGCGCTGCTGGAGGCCCTGGCCGGGCTGCCCGGGCCCGCGGCGACCTGGCGCGAGGAGCTCGGCGCGCTCGGGCCGGCCGAGGACCGCGCGGCCACCCCGGAGCTGTTCGCGGAAACCGGCGCGGACGGCCGGATCGACCCGCGGGCGGCGCTGCGCCGGATCGACGCGGCGCTGCCGGCGGAGCGCACCGTGGTCACCGACGGCGGGCACTTCCTGGGCTGGGTGCCCAAGCACCTCACCGCCACCGATCCGCATGGCCAGGTGCTGGTGGGCACCGCGGTGCAGTCCATCGGCCTGGGCTTCGGCTCCGCGGTGGGCGCCGCCGCGGCCCGCCCGGGGGCGGCGACGGTGCTGGTCACCGGCGACGGCGGCGGGCTGATGGCGCTGGCCGACCTGGACTCCTTCCTGCGCACCGTGCGCCATGGCGCGGTGGTGGTGCTCAACGACGCCGCCTACGGCGCGGAGCTGCACCAGTACGCCGCCGAGGGCCTGCACACCGCCTCGATGCTGATCGAGGACGTGGACTTCGCCGCCCTGGGCCGCGCCCTCGGCGCCCGCGGGGTGACCGTGGCCGATCCGGCGGACTGGCCGGCCGCGGAGGCCGCCCTCGCCGCACCGGAGGGGGTCACCGTGGTGGACGTGAAGATCTCCCGGGAGGTCGTCGCCGACTTCATCGCCGAGGTGCTCAAGCGCCAGTAG
- the glnA gene encoding type I glutamate--ammonia ligase, translating to MGTTSPETIEQLIRDEGVEFVDVRFTDVPGTEQHVTIPASAFDADAMTEGLAFDGSSVRGFTSIDESDMALLPDLDTARIDPFRTAKTLNIKFFVHDPFTLEPFSRDPRNVARKAEEYLVSTGIADTCFFGAEAEFYLFDNVRFATGMNEGFYRVDSVEGWWNRGAEANPDGSANLGYKTRVKGGYFPTAPYDHYQDLRDEMCLNLAAAGFELERAHHEVGTGGQQEINYKFNTLLHAADDLQSFKYIVKNVAWRAGKSATFMPKPLAGDNGSGMHAHQSLWAGGEPLFHDEAGYGGLSDIARFYIGGILAHAGAVLAFTNPTLNSYHRLVPGFEAPINLVYSQRNRSAAVRIPITGSNPKAKRLEFRAPDPSANPYFAFAAMMMAGLDGIRNRIEPDAPVDKDLYELPPEEAANIPQAPTSLEAALAALAEDNEFLQEGDVFTPDLLETYLAYKHDNEIAPARLRPTPQEFELYYDV from the coding sequence GTGGGCACCACCTCACCCGAAACCATCGAGCAGCTCATCCGGGACGAGGGCGTCGAATTCGTCGACGTCCGCTTCACCGACGTCCCCGGCACCGAGCAGCACGTCACCATCCCCGCCTCGGCCTTCGACGCCGACGCGATGACCGAGGGGCTCGCCTTCGACGGCTCCTCGGTGCGCGGGTTCACCTCCATCGACGAGTCCGACATGGCCCTGCTGCCGGACCTGGACACCGCCCGGATCGACCCCTTCCGCACCGCGAAGACCCTGAACATCAAGTTCTTCGTGCACGATCCCTTCACCCTGGAGCCCTTCAGCCGGGATCCGCGCAACGTGGCCCGCAAGGCCGAGGAGTACCTGGTCTCCACCGGCATCGCGGACACCTGCTTCTTCGGCGCCGAGGCCGAGTTCTACCTCTTCGACAACGTCCGCTTCGCCACCGGCATGAACGAGGGCTTCTACCGGGTGGACTCCGTGGAGGGCTGGTGGAACCGCGGGGCCGAGGCCAACCCCGACGGGTCGGCCAACCTCGGCTACAAGACCCGGGTCAAGGGCGGCTACTTCCCCACCGCGCCCTACGACCACTACCAGGACCTGCGCGACGAGATGTGCCTGAACCTGGCCGCCGCCGGGTTCGAGCTGGAGCGCGCCCACCACGAGGTCGGCACCGGCGGCCAGCAGGAGATCAACTACAAGTTCAACACCCTGCTGCACGCCGCCGACGACCTGCAGTCCTTCAAGTACATCGTGAAGAACGTCGCCTGGCGCGCCGGCAAGTCCGCCACCTTCATGCCCAAGCCCCTGGCCGGGGACAACGGCTCCGGGATGCACGCCCACCAGTCCCTGTGGGCCGGCGGTGAGCCGCTCTTCCACGATGAGGCCGGCTACGGCGGCCTGTCGGACATCGCCCGCTTCTACATCGGCGGCATCCTCGCGCACGCCGGGGCGGTGCTGGCCTTCACCAACCCGACCCTGAACTCCTACCACCGCCTGGTGCCCGGGTTCGAGGCCCCGATCAACCTGGTGTACTCCCAGCGCAACCGCTCCGCGGCGGTGCGCATCCCGATCACCGGCTCCAACCCCAAGGCCAAGCGCCTGGAATTCCGGGCCCCGGACCCCTCGGCGAACCCGTACTTCGCCTTCGCGGCCATGATGATGGCCGGCCTCGACGGGATCCGCAACCGGATCGAGCCCGATGCCCCGGTGGACAAGGACCTCTACGAGCTGCCCCCGGAGGAGGCCGCGAACATCCCGCAGGCGCCGACCTCCCTGGAGGCCGCCCTCGCCGCCCTCGCGGAGGACAACGAGTTCCTGCAGGAGGGCGACGTGTTCACCCCGGATCTGCTGGAGACCTACCTGGCCTACAAGCACGACAACGAGATCGCCCCGGCCCGGCTGCGGCCCACCCCCCAGGAGTTCGAGCTCTACTACGACGTCTAG
- a CDS encoding tyramine oxidase subunit B → MTGFPDNPRIDFLYLDEEDMLAAGVDDAAKCVECMEETLILLAEGDFRMAGASANSHGAQINFPADPEHPRMPADGPDRRFMAMPAYLGGRFGTAGVKWYGSNAENREHDLPRSIHVFVLNDATTGAPLAIMSANLLSAYRTGAVPGVGVKHLALAEAETVGIIGPGVMSRTILGSALSQRPGIRTVKVKGRSRRSTEKAVAWIRETYPQLTEVRVVDSEREAIEGSDIVIAGTSTSPDGPEGFPHFRREWIKPGALLLMPAAARLDDDFVTSEEANLVVDYRGLYQEWFHENGPGVTYERLLGIPGNRWWDMKEEGTLPEERIVNIGDIAAGRAPGRENDEQIFCYSIGGMPVEDVAWATDLYHAAKERGIGTTLNLWETPRLA, encoded by the coding sequence ATGACCGGTTTTCCAGATAACCCCCGCATCGACTTCCTCTACCTGGACGAGGAGGACATGCTCGCCGCCGGCGTCGACGACGCCGCGAAATGCGTCGAGTGCATGGAGGAGACGCTGATCCTGCTCGCCGAGGGCGACTTCCGGATGGCCGGCGCCTCGGCGAACTCCCATGGCGCGCAGATCAACTTCCCCGCCGACCCCGAGCATCCCAGGATGCCCGCGGACGGCCCGGACCGGCGCTTCATGGCCATGCCGGCCTACCTCGGCGGCCGCTTCGGCACCGCCGGGGTGAAGTGGTACGGCTCCAACGCGGAGAACCGCGAGCACGATCTGCCGCGCTCCATCCACGTCTTCGTGCTCAACGACGCCACCACCGGCGCGCCCCTGGCCATCATGAGCGCCAACCTGCTCTCCGCCTACCGCACCGGCGCGGTGCCCGGCGTGGGCGTCAAGCACCTCGCCCTCGCCGAGGCCGAGACCGTGGGCATCATCGGCCCCGGCGTGATGAGCCGCACCATCCTCGGCTCGGCGCTGTCCCAGCGCCCCGGCATCCGCACCGTGAAGGTCAAGGGCCGCTCGCGCCGGTCCACGGAGAAGGCCGTGGCCTGGATCCGCGAGACCTACCCGCAGCTGACCGAGGTGCGCGTGGTGGACAGCGAGCGCGAGGCGATCGAGGGCTCCGACATCGTCATCGCCGGCACCTCCACCTCCCCGGACGGCCCGGAGGGCTTCCCGCATTTCCGGCGGGAGTGGATCAAGCCCGGCGCGCTGCTGCTGATGCCGGCCGCCGCCCGCCTCGACGACGACTTCGTCACCTCCGAGGAGGCCAACCTGGTGGTCGACTACCGCGGCCTGTACCAGGAGTGGTTCCACGAGAACGGCCCCGGCGTCACCTACGAGCGGCTGCTGGGCATCCCCGGCAACCGCTGGTGGGATATGAAGGAGGAGGGCACCCTCCCCGAGGAGCGGATCGTCAACATCGGCGACATCGCCGCCGGCCGCGCCCCCGGGCGCGAGAACGACGAGCAGATCTTCTGCTACTCCATCGGCGGCATGCCGGTGGAGGACGTCGCCTGGGCCACCGACCTCTACCATGCGGCGAAGGAGCGGGGCATCGGCACCACCCTGAACCTCTGGGAGACCCCGCGGCTGGCCTGA
- the glnA gene encoding type I glutamate--ammonia ligase, whose translation MAFESPSDIVSFIRDRGIRWVDVRFTDVPGVMQHLSIPAHQFDEEAMIDGLAFDGSSISGYTSVDNSDMNLVPDISTAYVDPFRESPTLNMMFFVQDPHTTEPFSRDPRNIALKAEKYLASTGIADTCFLGSEAEFYIFDKVRYDTTSNRSFHEVDSVEGWWNSGKEYNPDGSRNLGHKVRTKGGYFPVAPYDHLEHLRDEIGETLDSIGFTVERAHHEMGSGGQQEVNYKFNTLLHAADDLQTFKYIVKNVAKRNGRSATFMPKPLAGDGGSGMHVHQSLWKDGEPLFHDEGGYGGLSDLARFYIGGILEHAGAVLAFTNPTLNSYHRLVPGFEAPINLVYSQQNRSAAIRIPLTGPNPKAKRIEFRAPDASGNPYLGFTAMLMAGLDGIRNRIEPPAPVDKDLYELPPEEAKGIPTVPTSLEAALHALEDDHEFLVAGDVFTEDLIEAHIRHKFDEEIVPARLRPTTQEFELYYDC comes from the coding sequence GTGGCTTTCGAAAGCCCGTCTGACATCGTGTCGTTCATCAGGGACCGGGGGATCCGCTGGGTCGACGTCCGCTTCACCGATGTGCCGGGGGTGATGCAGCACCTGTCCATCCCCGCGCACCAGTTCGACGAGGAGGCCATGATCGACGGGCTCGCCTTCGACGGCTCCTCGATCAGCGGCTACACCTCGGTGGACAACTCCGACATGAACCTGGTGCCGGACATCTCCACCGCCTACGTCGACCCCTTCCGGGAGTCGCCGACGCTGAACATGATGTTCTTCGTGCAGGACCCGCACACCACCGAGCCCTTCTCCCGGGACCCGCGCAACATCGCGCTGAAGGCGGAGAAGTACCTCGCGTCCACCGGGATCGCGGACACCTGCTTCCTCGGCTCCGAGGCGGAGTTCTACATCTTCGACAAGGTCCGCTACGACACCACCTCCAACCGCTCCTTCCACGAGGTCGACTCCGTGGAGGGCTGGTGGAACTCCGGGAAGGAGTACAACCCGGACGGCTCCCGCAACCTGGGGCACAAGGTGCGCACCAAGGGCGGCTACTTCCCGGTGGCCCCCTACGACCACCTGGAGCACCTGCGCGACGAGATCGGCGAGACCCTGGACTCCATCGGCTTCACCGTGGAGCGCGCCCACCACGAGATGGGCTCCGGCGGCCAGCAGGAGGTCAACTACAAGTTCAACACCCTGCTGCACGCCGCCGATGACCTGCAGACCTTCAAGTACATCGTGAAGAACGTGGCCAAGCGCAACGGCCGCTCCGCGACCTTCATGCCCAAGCCCCTGGCCGGCGACGGCGGCTCCGGGATGCACGTGCACCAGTCGCTGTGGAAGGACGGCGAACCGCTCTTCCACGACGAGGGCGGCTACGGGGGCCTGTCGGACCTCGCCCGGTTCTACATCGGCGGGATCCTGGAGCACGCCGGGGCGGTGCTGGCCTTCACCAACCCGACCCTGAACTCCTACCACCGCCTGGTGCCCGGGTTCGAGGCCCCGATCAACCTGGTGTACTCCCAGCAGAACCGCTCCGCGGCGATCCGGATCCCGCTGACCGGGCCGAACCCGAAGGCCAAGCGGATCGAGTTCCGCGCCCCGGACGCCTCCGGCAACCCCTACCTGGGCTTCACCGCGATGCTCATGGCCGGCCTGGACGGGATCCGCAACCGCATCGAGCCGCCCGCGCCGGTGGACAAGGACCTCTACGAACTGCCCCCCGAGGAGGCCAAGGGCATCCCCACGGTGCCCACCTCCCTGGAGGCGGCGCTGCACGCCCTGGAGGACGACCACGAGTTCCTGGTCGCCGGGGACGTGTTCACCGAGGACCTCATCGAGGCCCATATCCGGCACAAGTTCGACGAGGAGATCGTGCCCGCCCGGCTGCGCCCGACCACCCAGGAGTTCGAGCTCTACTACGACTGCTGA